One window from the genome of Thalassospira xiamenensis M-5 = DSM 17429 encodes:
- the purN gene encoding phosphoribosylglycinamide formyltransferase codes for MGKVTPLKLAVLVSGGGSNLQAIIDACKTADYPAEIVLVFSNQLDAGGLERARRAGIRAEAISHKGFEGGREAYDSTVSNLIEESGADLVVLAGYLRLVSESFVTRWQGRLINIHPSLLPSFKGLHVHQAALDAGVKYSGCTVHYVVPEVDSGPIIAQAVVPVLPGDDAGTLAQRILKQEHRIYPQVIRWIAEGRVSVDEAGIVTVADANAPDFAQINPVPEPN; via the coding sequence ATGGGAAAAGTAACGCCGCTAAAACTCGCGGTTCTGGTTTCGGGCGGCGGGTCGAACCTTCAGGCGATCATTGATGCCTGCAAAACTGCCGACTATCCGGCGGAAATCGTTCTGGTGTTTTCCAACCAGCTTGACGCAGGCGGGCTTGAACGGGCGCGTCGTGCCGGTATCCGGGCAGAAGCCATTTCGCACAAGGGCTTTGAAGGTGGGCGCGAAGCCTATGACAGCACGGTCAGCAACCTGATTGAAGAATCCGGTGCCGATCTGGTGGTTCTGGCGGGTTATCTGCGTCTGGTCAGTGAAAGCTTCGTGACCCGCTGGCAAGGCCGTCTGATCAATATTCACCCGTCCCTTCTGCCAAGCTTCAAGGGCCTGCACGTTCATCAGGCCGCCCTTGATGCCGGGGTGAAATATTCCGGCTGCACGGTGCATTATGTGGTGCCCGAAGTCGACAGCGGCCCAATCATTGCGCAGGCCGTGGTGCCGGTCCTGCCCGGTGATGATGCCGGTACGCTGGCGCAGCGCATCCTGAAACAGGAACATCGTATTTATCCGCAGGTGATCCGCTGGATCGCCGAGGGCCGGGTTTCGGTCGATGAAGCCGGGATCGTTACGGTCGCCGATGCGAATGCCCCGGATTTCGCGCAAATCAATCCGGTGCCCGAACCGAATTGA
- a CDS encoding aa3-type cytochrome c oxidase subunit IV has product MQGKDYELTKTHVDIYNGYTVFMKWGTLSVVAILILMAIFLL; this is encoded by the coding sequence TTGCAGGGTAAAGACTACGAACTGACCAAGACCCACGTCGACATCTATAACGGCTATACCGTCTTTATGAAGTGGGGCACTCTTTCTGTTGTCGCCATTCTGATCCTGATGGCCATCTTCCTGCTGTGA
- the ndk gene encoding nucleoside-diphosphate kinase gives MAIERTLSIIKPDATRRNLTGKINAVIEDAGLRIVAQKRVALTRAQAEGFYAVHKERSFFGELVDFMVSGPVVVQALEGENAVAKYREVMGATNPANAEEGTIRKQFAESIEANSVHGSDSLENAAIEISYFFAQTDIVG, from the coding sequence ATGGCTATCGAACGCACTCTTTCGATCATCAAGCCGGACGCAACGCGCCGCAACCTGACGGGCAAAATCAATGCCGTCATCGAAGACGCAGGCCTTCGCATCGTCGCGCAGAAGCGTGTCGCTCTGACCCGTGCACAGGCCGAAGGCTTCTACGCTGTTCACAAGGAACGTTCGTTCTTTGGCGAACTCGTGGACTTCATGGTTTCCGGCCCGGTCGTCGTCCAGGCTCTGGAAGGCGAAAACGCTGTTGCCAAATACCGCGAAGTTATGGGCGCCACCAACCCGGCCAATGCCGAGGAAGGCACCATTCGCAAACAGTTTGCAGAATCCATCGAAGCGAACTCGGTCCATGGTTCGGACTCGCTTGAAAATGCTGCAATCGAAATTTCCTATTTCTTCGCCCAGACCGATATTGTCGGTTAA
- a CDS encoding IS1182 family transposase: MLKKPSPHQTELEMVTLDSLVPSDHLLRKIDAVIDFSFIHARVADLYCANNGRPALDPVMMFKALFIGYLFGVRSERQLVREIEVNVAYRWFLQLKLTDKVFDASTLSQNRRRRYHDASVAQDIFDEIVEQAIRHGLVDGKVLYTDSTHLKADANKNKWDREVVAKSRAAYWDDLDLAIEEDRAAHAKKPLKAKERQPVEKETKISRTDPDSGYMVRDGKPKGFFYLDHRTVDGKLGIITDSYATPANLHDSIPYLDRLDRQRQRFDLDVIAVGLDAGYATAAIAKGLEDRDILGVTGYRRPNLREGYIPKRKYVYDPERDAYRCPEGQLLSYATTDRNGYRHYHSDPEKCRTCPVLASCTANAHHRKTVTRHVWQDARDRADAYRLTEWGKRVYKRRKETVERSFADAKQLHGHRYARFRGLINVKCQCLLAAAAQNIKKIALALGPKGPIAEG; this comes from the coding sequence ATGCTTAAGAAACCCAGCCCACATCAAACCGAACTTGAGATGGTGACACTCGACAGTTTGGTCCCCAGCGATCATTTGCTTCGTAAGATCGATGCCGTGATCGATTTCAGTTTTATCCATGCGCGCGTGGCCGATTTGTACTGCGCGAACAATGGCCGTCCCGCCCTTGATCCGGTGATGATGTTTAAGGCGCTGTTCATTGGCTATCTGTTTGGCGTGCGCTCGGAGCGCCAGCTTGTGCGCGAGATTGAGGTCAATGTCGCCTATCGCTGGTTTTTGCAACTCAAGCTGACCGACAAGGTCTTTGATGCCTCGACCCTGTCGCAGAACCGGCGGCGTCGATATCATGATGCCAGTGTTGCGCAGGATATTTTTGACGAGATCGTCGAGCAGGCGATCAGGCACGGGCTGGTGGATGGTAAGGTTCTCTATACCGACAGCACGCATTTGAAGGCCGATGCCAACAAGAACAAATGGGACCGCGAAGTGGTTGCCAAATCGCGCGCGGCCTATTGGGATGATCTGGATCTGGCGATTGAGGAAGACCGGGCGGCTCATGCGAAAAAGCCGCTCAAAGCCAAGGAACGCCAGCCGGTTGAGAAAGAAACCAAGATCAGCCGAACCGATCCCGACAGCGGATATATGGTACGCGACGGCAAGCCCAAGGGCTTTTTCTATCTCGATCACCGCACGGTCGATGGCAAGCTTGGGATCATTACCGACAGTTACGCCACCCCGGCCAATCTGCATGACAGCATTCCCTATCTCGACCGTCTTGACCGACAAAGGCAGCGTTTTGACCTTGATGTTATCGCCGTCGGACTGGATGCGGGCTATGCGACCGCCGCGATTGCCAAAGGCCTTGAAGATCGTGACATCCTTGGCGTGACGGGCTATCGCCGCCCGAACCTTCGGGAAGGCTACATCCCCAAACGCAAATACGTTTATGACCCTGAGCGTGATGCTTATCGCTGCCCCGAAGGTCAGCTTCTGTCTTATGCGACAACCGACCGAAATGGATACCGCCATTATCACAGCGACCCGGAAAAATGCCGCACCTGTCCTGTGCTGGCTTCCTGTACCGCCAATGCCCACCACCGAAAAACTGTCACGCGCCATGTCTGGCAAGACGCCAGAGACCGGGCTGACGCCTATCGTCTGACAGAGTGGGGTAAGCGGGTTTACAAGCGCCGAAAAGAGACGGTCGAACGCTCTTTTGCAGATGCCAAACAGCTTCACGGTCATCGATATGCAAGGTTCCGGGGACTGATCAATGTCAAATGCCAATGTCTGCTGGCCGCCGCCGCCCAAAACATCAAGAAAATAGCCCTGGCTTTGGGCCCCAAGGGGCCAATCGCTGAGGGATAA
- the purM gene encoding phosphoribosylformylglycinamidine cyclo-ligase, which produces MTASNGLTYKDSGVDIDAGNALVDAIKPLAKATSRTGVTGGLGGFGALFDLKAAGYNDPVLVSCTDGVGTKLKVAFLADKHDTVGIDLVAMSVNDLVVQGAEPLLFLDYFATGKLAVDKATDVVAGIAEGCKQAGCALIGGETAEMPGMYADGEYDLAGFAVGAAERGELLDGSNVAEGDVILGLASSGVHSNGYSLVRKVVDMAGLGYGDDAPFAPGKNVGEALLEPTKIYVKSCLAAHKAGLVKALAHITGGGLTENVPRVLPENLTAVFDASTWEFLPIFKWLSKQGGIPSVEMARTFNCGIGMCVVVPADKADEAEALLREHGETVSQIGVIGPRAGDGPQVIIKNMAAAWEK; this is translated from the coding sequence ATGACCGCCTCCAACGGCCTTACCTATAAGGACTCCGGTGTCGATATCGATGCTGGCAATGCCCTTGTCGATGCTATCAAACCGCTGGCCAAAGCAACCAGCAGAACCGGCGTTACCGGTGGTTTGGGGGGATTCGGCGCTTTGTTCGACCTGAAAGCTGCCGGTTATAACGACCCGGTTCTGGTTTCCTGCACCGATGGTGTCGGCACCAAGCTGAAAGTCGCCTTTCTGGCCGACAAACACGATACCGTCGGCATCGACCTTGTCGCGATGAGCGTCAATGACCTTGTGGTCCAGGGGGCGGAGCCGCTTCTGTTCCTTGATTACTTTGCCACCGGCAAACTTGCCGTCGACAAGGCAACCGACGTTGTTGCCGGTATTGCCGAGGGTTGCAAACAGGCGGGCTGCGCGTTGATTGGCGGGGAAACCGCCGAAATGCCGGGCATGTATGCGGACGGTGAATATGATCTGGCCGGCTTTGCGGTTGGGGCGGCGGAACGCGGCGAGTTGCTTGATGGCTCCAACGTTGCCGAGGGCGATGTGATCCTTGGCCTGGCATCCAGTGGTGTGCATTCCAACGGTTATTCGCTGGTGCGCAAGGTTGTCGACATGGCCGGTCTTGGTTACGGCGATGATGCCCCGTTTGCACCGGGCAAAAATGTTGGCGAGGCGCTGCTTGAACCGACCAAAATCTATGTCAAAAGCTGTTTGGCGGCGCACAAAGCCGGTCTGGTCAAGGCGCTGGCGCATATCACCGGTGGCGGTTTGACCGAAAACGTCCCGCGCGTTTTGCCCGAAAACCTGACGGCGGTGTTTGACGCCAGCACGTGGGAATTCCTTCCGATTTTCAAATGGCTGTCCAAACAGGGCGGCATCCCGTCGGTTGAAATGGCGCGTACCTTTAACTGCGGCATTGGCATGTGCGTTGTGGTTCCGGCCGACAAGGCCGATGAGGCCGAAGCGCTTTTGCGTGAACACGGCGAAACCGTCAGCCAGATCGGTGTGATCGGCCCGCGTGCCGGTGATGGCCCGCAGGTCATCATCAAAAACATGGCCGCTGCATGGGAAAAGTAA
- a CDS encoding ATP-dependent zinc protease, giving the protein MTPRKTKVKPSLKSKTDALVQSGHVLGWREWIGLPDFDVPLMKAKVDTGARTSSLHALNPRMIERDNQKFVKFILPHYRGDGHGRIECTAPLVETREIRSSNGEAEERYVISTHIAVGHHKIRVEISLANRSLMGFPMLLGRTAMKAGRFLVQPSKSYLAGKPEQVYTALQSGTVSEQ; this is encoded by the coding sequence GTGACCCCGCGCAAGACCAAGGTTAAACCGTCCCTGAAATCCAAGACCGATGCACTGGTCCAGTCCGGACATGTTCTGGGCTGGCGCGAATGGATCGGACTACCGGATTTTGACGTGCCGTTGATGAAGGCCAAGGTCGATACCGGGGCGCGGACATCGTCGCTTCATGCGCTTAATCCCCGCATGATTGAACGCGATAACCAAAAATTCGTAAAATTCATCTTGCCGCATTACCGCGGTGACGGGCATGGTCGTATCGAATGCACGGCACCGCTTGTTGAAACCCGCGAGATTCGCAGTTCCAACGGCGAGGCCGAGGAACGTTATGTGATTTCGACCCATATTGCCGTCGGGCATCATAAAATCCGGGTCGAGATTTCATTGGCAAACCGTTCATTGATGGGCTTTCCCATGCTGCTGGGGCGCACGGCAATGAAGGCAGGAAGATTTTTGGTCCAACCGTCAAAATCTTATCTGGCGGGGAAACCGGAACAGGTTTATACGGCGCTGCAATCCGGCACCGTTTCGGAACAATGA
- a CDS encoding aa3-type cytochrome c oxidase subunit IV, whose amino-acid sequence MQGSDYDNNLVDVHQHGWENWTKFMLWSVISIAVLLLLMAAFLL is encoded by the coding sequence ATGCAGGGAAGCGACTACGATAACAATCTGGTTGATGTCCACCAGCATGGCTGGGAAAACTGGACCAAATTCATGCTCTGGAGCGTCATTTCAATTGCCGTCCTGCTGTTATTGATGGCGGCATTTCTGCTCTGA
- a CDS encoding HdaA/DnaA family protein: MTRAPQKTAPDETPAAPEKGGDGHMPELSPQQLPLELELRPALGRADFMVADCNREAVSWIDHWPEWPVPALCLYGPRGSGKSHLAEVWRARSAALSVSGRDLVGANPDVLLGDATGLVIEDADLGLDETVCFHLYNMLKERGGHLLMTAQQPPSRWKVDLPDLKSRLGAALVCEISPPDDDLMVGLLIKLFADRQMAPGPQIIAYILPRIERSFVALTELVAAIDRQALAQKRAVTLPLVRAVMDGQQD, encoded by the coding sequence GTGACCCGCGCACCCCAAAAGACGGCCCCGGACGAAACGCCCGCTGCACCCGAAAAGGGTGGCGACGGCCATATGCCGGAATTATCGCCGCAACAGTTGCCGCTGGAACTGGAACTGCGCCCGGCATTGGGGCGGGCCGATTTCATGGTCGCCGATTGTAATCGCGAAGCCGTTTCATGGATTGATCACTGGCCGGAATGGCCGGTTCCTGCCCTTTGCCTTTATGGTCCGCGCGGATCGGGCAAAAGCCACCTTGCGGAAGTATGGCGGGCACGGTCGGCCGCGCTAAGCGTTTCGGGGCGTGACCTTGTCGGGGCGAATCCGGACGTGCTTCTGGGCGATGCCACCGGGCTTGTCATCGAGGATGCCGATCTTGGCCTCGACGAGACGGTGTGTTTCCATCTTTATAATATGCTCAAAGAACGCGGCGGGCATTTGCTGATGACCGCACAGCAGCCCCCATCGCGCTGGAAAGTCGATCTGCCGGATTTGAAATCACGGCTGGGGGCGGCACTGGTCTGCGAAATTTCCCCGCCCGATGACGACTTGATGGTCGGACTTCTGATCAAGCTGTTCGCCGACCGGCAGATGGCACCTGGCCCGCAGATCATTGCCTATATCCTGCCACGCATCGAACGCAGCTTTGTCGCGCTTACCGAACTGGTGGCCGCGATTGACCGGCAGGCATTGGCGCAAAAGCGCGCGGTGACATTGCCGCTGGTGCGGGCCGTTATGGATGGTCAACAGGATTGA
- the rimK gene encoding 30S ribosomal protein S6--L-glutamate ligase produces MKIAMLARNPNLYSHKRLVEAAESRGHEIDVINTLRVTMNITSLKPEIYYGGKKLTGYDAVIPRIGVSVTFFGLAVLRQFEMMGVYPLNESVAIGRSRDKLRSLQILSRRGVGLPVTAFAHDPKKTDEVLSIVGGAPVVIKLLEGTQGIGVVLGETEKSAKSVIEAFRGANVDIMVQEFIKEAGNTDIRCFVIGEKVIASMERTGAEGDFRSNIHRGGSARAVRITPQERATAVEAAKAMGLNVCGVDILRSNHGPVVMEVNSSPGLEGIEGATGKDIAGMIIEFMEKDHRPGKVRTKGKG; encoded by the coding sequence ATGAAAATCGCAATGCTTGCGCGCAATCCTAATCTGTACTCCCACAAACGGCTGGTCGAGGCGGCCGAAAGTCGCGGGCACGAGATTGATGTCATCAACACCTTGCGCGTGACGATGAACATCACGTCGCTGAAGCCGGAAATCTATTACGGCGGCAAGAAACTGACCGGGTATGACGCGGTTATTCCGCGTATCGGCGTTTCGGTGACGTTTTTCGGACTGGCGGTGCTGCGTCAGTTTGAAATGATGGGGGTTTATCCGTTAAACGAATCCGTGGCGATTGGCCGGTCACGTGACAAGCTGCGCTCCTTGCAGATCCTGTCGCGGCGTGGTGTCGGCCTGCCGGTGACGGCCTTTGCCCATGATCCGAAAAAAACCGACGAGGTTCTTTCGATTGTCGGCGGTGCGCCGGTTGTGATCAAGCTTCTGGAAGGCACCCAGGGCATTGGCGTGGTTCTTGGCGAAACCGAAAAATCCGCCAAATCCGTGATCGAGGCCTTTCGCGGGGCCAATGTCGATATCATGGTGCAGGAATTCATCAAGGAAGCCGGCAATACAGATATTCGCTGCTTTGTAATTGGCGAGAAAGTCATTGCCAGCATGGAACGCACCGGGGCGGAGGGTGATTTCCGGTCCAACATTCATCGTGGTGGTTCGGCGCGTGCCGTGCGTATTACTCCGCAGGAACGTGCAACAGCAGTTGAAGCCGCCAAGGCGATGGGGCTAAATGTCTGTGGTGTCGATATTCTTCGCTCCAACCACGGTCCGGTGGTGATGGAAGTCAATTCATCGCCCGGGCTGGAAGGCATCGAAGGGGCAACCGGCAAGGACATTGCCGGAATGATTATCGAATTCATGGAAAAGGATCACCGCCCCGGCAAGGTGCGGACCAAAGGCAAGGGATAA
- a CDS encoding DUF2066 domain-containing protein produces MLTRLKSFRLLAGVVGLSASLSFPVFAQDIFSVSGVHVDESAETAAAARDQALAIGQRKAFDEVVARLTLPEDRRGLGTPNQNDINNMVRDFGVSNEKTSSVRYIADMTVRFKENELRNYLRFRDIPFAELQSKPVIIVPVYHSGGYTSLWDDPNPWRDIWSRNFASGGLVPVKAPIGDLQDIGIVSAEQAENGVIDRLNELARRYGANVAVVASATVRGETGAETVDVTATRYDAGGAPQIFGVTETTQPGESLNETLVRAAKGVQDQLSDGWKRANLINYGTGGQLMVFIPITGLDDWARIEERIIGSPVVRNSRVVAMSRREVQIAVDYVGSTDQLRTALAQQNLSLSQMGDIWFIQPVGSERLQDLSIGG; encoded by the coding sequence GTGCTTACAAGACTCAAAAGTTTCAGGCTGTTGGCAGGTGTCGTCGGACTTTCGGCGTCCTTATCCTTTCCGGTATTTGCGCAGGACATCTTCTCGGTATCGGGGGTGCATGTTGACGAAAGTGCGGAAACCGCCGCCGCCGCACGTGATCAGGCCCTTGCCATCGGTCAGCGCAAGGCCTTCGATGAGGTTGTGGCACGCCTGACATTGCCCGAAGACCGCAGAGGTCTTGGCACGCCAAACCAGAACGACATCAATAATATGGTGCGCGATTTCGGCGTTTCGAACGAGAAAACATCCTCGGTGCGCTATATCGCCGACATGACGGTGCGCTTCAAGGAAAACGAACTTCGCAATTATTTGCGTTTCCGCGATATCCCGTTTGCCGAATTGCAGTCCAAGCCGGTGATCATTGTGCCGGTCTATCATTCGGGCGGTTACACCAGCCTGTGGGATGACCCCAATCCGTGGCGCGATATCTGGAGCCGCAATTTCGCATCGGGCGGTCTGGTCCCGGTCAAGGCACCAATTGGCGATTTGCAGGATATCGGCATTGTTTCGGCCGAGCAGGCTGAAAATGGTGTGATCGACCGCCTAAACGAGCTTGCCCGCCGCTATGGTGCGAATGTCGCCGTTGTCGCCAGCGCCACGGTCCGTGGTGAAACCGGCGCGGAAACGGTTGATGTGACCGCCACCCGATATGACGCGGGCGGTGCGCCACAGATTTTTGGCGTGACCGAAACCACCCAGCCGGGCGAAAGCCTGAACGAAACGCTGGTTCGCGCGGCCAAAGGCGTACAGGACCAGCTTTCGGATGGCTGGAAACGTGCCAACCTGATCAATTACGGCACCGGCGGGCAGTTGATGGTGTTCATTCCGATCACCGGTCTTGATGACTGGGCCAGGATCGAGGAACGCATTATCGGCTCTCCGGTGGTACGAAACAGCCGGGTCGTCGCAATGTCGCGCCGTGAAGTACAGATTGCTGTGGATTATGTCGGGTCGACCGATCAGCTTCGCACCGCCCTGGCACAACAGAATCTGAGCCTGAGTCAGATGGGGGATATCTGGTTCATCCAGCCTGTCGGGTCGGAGCGTTTGCAGGACCTGTCGATTGGCGGATAA
- a CDS encoding AI-2E family transporter, which produces MTFRQQARFWLIFIVGFFVLIWLFSGILLPFVAGMAIAYFLDPLADRLEARGINRTIATTIITVLFFLIFIFVLLLIVPMIGSQLAGFLERLPGYIDTLRTTVAPYVQHIIDRIAPETLEGISDSVKGQTANAIKWVGNLLTNVLSGGLALLNFLSLVFITPVVAFYLLRDWDKIVAKIDGYLPRRSAEDIRQCAREIDETLAGFVRGQATVCILLGLFYALGLTAVGLEFGFVIGLMTGLVSFVPYFGMFAGFAVGMGVALAQFGVSVDLALVALVFGAGQVMEGNFLTPKLVGDKVGLHAVWVMFALLAGGAVFGLLGVMLAVPVAAVIGVLVRYGLRQYLDSRLYDHGPDNPAYDPLKDAEN; this is translated from the coding sequence ATGACGTTTCGGCAGCAGGCCCGTTTCTGGCTGATTTTCATTGTCGGTTTTTTCGTTCTGATCTGGCTTTTTTCGGGTATCCTGCTGCCGTTTGTGGCCGGGATGGCGATTGCCTATTTCCTTGATCCGCTGGCCGACCGGCTGGAAGCACGCGGGATCAACCGGACGATTGCCACGACGATCATCACGGTTCTGTTTTTTCTGATTTTCATTTTCGTGTTGTTGCTGATCGTGCCGATGATCGGCAGCCAGCTTGCAGGCTTCCTTGAAAGACTGCCCGGTTATATCGACACATTGCGGACGACCGTAGCGCCGTATGTGCAGCACATCATCGACCGCATCGCGCCCGAAACGCTTGAAGGCATATCGGATTCGGTCAAAGGCCAGACCGCGAACGCGATCAAATGGGTCGGCAACCTTCTGACCAATGTGCTTTCGGGGGGGCTGGCGTTGCTGAACTTCCTCAGCCTTGTGTTCATTACCCCGGTTGTGGCGTTTTACCTGCTGCGTGACTGGGACAAGATCGTTGCCAAGATCGATGGATATCTGCCGCGCCGTTCGGCCGAGGATATCCGCCAATGCGCGCGCGAAATTGATGAAACGCTGGCAGGCTTCGTGCGCGGGCAGGCCACGGTTTGCATCCTGCTCGGCCTGTTCTACGCGCTGGGCCTGACGGCGGTTGGGCTTGAATTCGGCTTTGTCATTGGCCTGATGACCGGGCTTGTGTCCTTTGTACCCTATTTCGGCATGTTTGCCGGGTTCGCCGTTGGCATGGGCGTGGCATTGGCGCAGTTTGGCGTCAGTGTCGATCTGGCGCTGGTCGCCCTTGTTTTCGGGGCCGGGCAGGTGATGGAAGGCAACTTCCTGACCCCGAAACTGGTCGGCGACAAGGTCGGTCTGCATGCGGTCTGGGTGATGTTTGCCCTGCTGGCCGGGGGTGCTGTTTTCGGATTGCTGGGTGTGATGCTGGCCGTACCGGTGGCTGCGGTGATCGGTGTGCTTGTGCGATATGGCTTAAGGCAGTATCTGGATAGCCGGTTATATGATCACGGCCCTGACAATCCGGCCTATGATCCGTTAAAAGACGCCGAGAATTGA